A genomic segment from Capra hircus breed San Clemente chromosome 7, ASM170441v1, whole genome shotgun sequence encodes:
- the LOC102191610 gene encoding olfactory receptor 2T29-like, with amino-acid sequence MEQGNESSITDFILLGLFSDSRHPGLLITIILFILGVAITGNSVLALLIWGDAHLHTPMYFLLSQLSLMDLTLISTTVPKMVNDFFSGQSFISHIGCGDQLFLYLMLGVAECVLLTLMAFDRYLAICYPLRYPVIMTPRVCLQMAIGSWVGGMLISLMHTVYAMNFSTCDSREVHHFFCEVMALLKLSCEDTSTYEKVVLASGIVFLLIPFGLILTSYILIFLTVLHMNAPEGRNKALATCSSHLSVVSLYFGPAMIIYMTPGSSLPTDVDQCLFVFDVIITPMLNPLIYSLRNKEVLEALRNILWRKLMFIVKR; translated from the coding sequence ATGGAGCAAGGAAATGAATCCTCCATTACTGATTTCATTCTCCTGGGCCTCTTCTCAGACTCCAGGCATCCTGGCCTTCTCATCACCATAATTCTGTTCATTCTTGGGGTTGCCATCACTGGAAACTCAGTCTTGGCCCTACTGATCTGGGGTGATGCCCACCTTCACACTCCTATGTATTTCCTACTCAGCCAGCTCTCTCTCATGGACCTCACCCTAATCTCCACCACTGTCCCGAAGATGGTCAATGATTTCTTCTCTGGACAGAGTTTCATCTCTCACATTGGCTGTGGAGACCAACTCTTTCTTTACTTGATGCTAGGAGTGGCTGAGTGTGTTCTCCTGACACTCATGGCCTTTGACCGCTATCTGGCCATCTGTTACCCCCTCAGATACCCAGTCATCATGACCCCCCGAGTCTGTTTGCAAATGGCCATTGGCTCATGGGTTGGGGGTATGCTTATCTCCCTTATGCACACAGTTTATGCCATGAATTTCTCTACTTGTGACTCCAGGGAGGTTCACCATTTCTTCTGTGAGGTTATGGCCCTTCTGAAGCTCTCTTGTGAGGATACCTCAACCTATGAGAAGGTGGTGTTGGCATCTGGCATTGTTTTCCTCCTCATACCTTTTGGACTCATCTTGACCTCCTACATCCTCATCTTTCTCACTGTCCTCCATATGAACGCCCCTGAGGGAAGAAACAAAGCTCTGGCCACCTGCTCTTCCCACCTCAGTGTAGTGAGCCTCTACTTTGGTCCAGCTATGATCATCTACATGaccccaggttcctctctccccacagatGTGGACCAGTGTCTCTTTGTGTTTGATGTTATCATCACCCCCATGCTCAACCCCCTTATCTATAGCCTGAGGAACAAAGAGGTATTGGAGGCTCTGAGGAACATTCTATGGAGAAAGCTGATGTTTATAGTGAAAAGATga